In Pleuronectes platessa chromosome 5, fPlePla1.1, whole genome shotgun sequence, a single genomic region encodes these proteins:
- the LOC128439923 gene encoding tripartite motif-containing protein 16-like encodes MAQQENQLDRERFCCSICLDPLKDPVATGCGHSYCMSCINTHWDKGEERGSYSCPQCRQTFTPKPVEKLKKTGLLKALKSCWVRLTSNGEKHLQPHLQAAPLKKHKLVEPSEKLQENICSRHDEVMKMFIRTDQQCICYLCSVDEHKDHDTVSAAAERTERLRELGLRRQTIQQRVQDTEKDVKLLQQEEEAVNGSADKAVEDSEEIFTELIPLLEKRSSDVKQQIRTQQQTEVSRVRELQERLEQEITELKRKDQELKQLSDTEDHNQFLHNYPSLSPLSGSTHSSSFRIRPLRNFEDVTAAVSQVRGRLQDILSETETEILQIVSQVDVLLPQPEPETRADFLRYSQEITLDPNTAYKHLLLSEGNRKVTWTSEEQSYSDHPDRFTVWDQVLSRESLTGRCYWEVEMGGREGVDVAVTYKNISRAGFSPECLFGCNDKSWSFFCDYNNINTPVSGPVSSRVGVYLDHRAGVLSFYSVSDTMTLLHRVQTTFTQPLYAGVSLYYHGSTAEFCKLK; translated from the coding sequence atggcgcagcaagaaaatcaactggacagagaaagattctgTTGTTCGATCTGTTTGGATCCCCTGAAGGATCCGGTGGCTACAGgatgtggacacagctactgtatgagctgtattaacacccactgggacaaaggggaggagagagggagctacAGTTgccctcagtgtagacagaccttcacaccgaaGCCTgtggagaagctgaagaagactggactcctcAAAGCTCTCAAGTCTTGTTGGGTTCGTTTGACCTCTAAtggtgaaaaacacctccagcctcatcttcaggcagctccattgaagaagcacaagctggtggagccctctgagaagctccaggagaacatctgctctcgtcacgacgaggtgatgaagatgttcatccgcactgatcagcagtgtatctgttatctctgctctgtggatgaacataaagaccacgacacagtgtcagctgcagcagaaaggactgagaggctgagagagctcgggctgaggagacaaacaatccagcagagagtccaggacacagagaaagacgtgaagctgcttcaacaggaggaggaggccgtcaatggctctgctgataaagcagtggaggacagtgaggagatcttcactgagctgatccctctgctggagaaaagaagctctgatgtgaagcagcagatcagaacccagcagcaaactgaagtgagtcgagtcagagagcttcaggagagactggagcaggagatcactgagctgaagaggaaagaccaggaactgaagcagctctcagacacagaggaccacaaccagtttctacacaactacccctcactgtcaccactcagtggatctacacactcatccagcttcaggatccgtcctctgaggaactttgaggacgtgacagcagctgtgtcccaggtcagaggtcgactacaggacattctgagtgagacagagacagagattttacagattgtgtctcaagtggatgttttactgccacaaccagagccagagaccagagctgacttcttaagatattcacaggaaatcacactggatccaaacacagcatacaaacatctgttattatccgagggaaacagaaaagtaacatggACGAGTGAAGAACAGTCTTATtctgatcacccagacagattcactgtttgggatcaggtcctgagtagagagagtctgactggacgttgttactgggaggtggagatgggggggagagaaggagttgatgtagcagtcacatacaagaacatcagcagagcaggattctcacctgaatgtttatttggatgcaatgataaatcttggtccTTTTTTTGTGattacaacaacatcaacactccagtgtcaggtcctgtgtcctccagagtaggagtgtacctggatcacagagcaggtgttctgtccttctacagcgtctctgacaccatgactctcctccacagagtccagaccacattcactcagcctctctatgctggagttagtCTTTATTATCAtggatccacagctgagttctgtaaactcaaatag
- the sbds gene encoding ribosome maturation protein SBDS, producing MSIFTPTNQIRLTNVAVVRMKKGGKRFEIACYKNKVLSWRSGAEKDLDEVLQTQSVFVNVSKGQVAKKEDLTKAFETDDLTEICKQILAKGELQVSDKERHSQLETMFRDIATIVAEKCVNPETKRPYTVNLIERAMKDIHYSVKPNKSTKQQALEVIRQLKETMEIQRAHMRLRLVLPAKEAKRLKEKLKPLLQVVESEDFDEQLEMVCLVDPGCYREMDELIRCETRGRGSLEVLSLKDVEEGDEKL from the exons ATGTCGATTTTCACTCCAACAAACCAGATCCGCCTCACCAACGTGGCGGTGGTGCGGATGAAGAAAGGGGGGAAGCGCTTCGAGATCGCCTGTTACAAGAACAAAGTGCTGAGCTGGAGATCCGGAGC GGAGAAGGACCTGGACGAGGTGCTGCAGACTCAGTCCGTCTTCGTCAACGTGTCCAAGGGTCAAGTGGCGAAGAAGGAGGATCTGACCAAAGCCTTTGAGACGGACGACCTGACAGAGATATGCAAACAG ATCTTGGCCAAAGGAGAGCTCCAGGTGTCGGACAAGGAGCGGCACAGTCAGCTGGAGACCATGTTCCGGGACATCGCGACGATAGTGGCGGAGAAGTGTGTCAACCCAGAGACCAAGAGGCCCTACACAGTCAACCTGATCGAGCGGGCGATGAAGGACATCCACTACTCGGTCAAGCCCAATAAGAGCACGAAGCAGCAG GCTCTGGAGGTGATCCGGCAGCTGAAGGAGACCATGGAGATCCAGAGAGCCCACATGAGGCTGCGGCTGGTGCTGCCGGCCAAAGAGGCCAAGAGGCTGAAGGAGAAGCTGAAGCCGCTCCTGCAGGTGGTGGAGAGTGAAGACTTCGACGAGCAGCTGGAGATG gtGTGTCTGGTGGACCCCGGCTGCTACCGGGAGATGGACGAGCTGATCCGCTGTGAGACCCGAGGCCGCGGCTCCCTGGAGGTTCTCAGTCTGAAGGACgtggaggagggagacgagAAGCTATAG
- the LOC128439925 gene encoding claudin-4, translating to MMRQLELAALGLAFTGWICAILTRCLALWKVSGTLDNNTATLPAYWDGVWLEWDHWDLAHDGSLHCSFYQSLMSLSGSFRTWRALIMAAVGAGAFAVGISAVGAVWFPQRNQVKVVSGSLFVLSGILLLVPTAWTAHHTSQPLDGAEMLRRDWGPALYLGWISVALMLVGGGFLTTRCPTRESPTQPPKEGRYPTVEDESSHPLSRINRTTFTNSQYERRSEPI from the coding sequence ATGATGCGGCAGCTGGAGCTCGCTGCCCTGGGCCTGGCCTTCACCGGGTGGATCTGTGCCATCCTGACCCGCTGCCTGGCCCTGTGGAAGGTGAGCGGCACCCTGGACAACAACACGGCCACCCTGCCGGCCTACTGGGACGGGGTGTGGCTGGAATGGGACCACTGGGACCTGGCCCACGATGGCAGCCTGCACTGCTCGTTCTACCAGTCTCTCATGTCTCTCTCTGGAAGCTTTCGGACGTGGAGGGCCCTCATCATGGCAGCCGTCGGGGCCGGGGCCTTTGCTGTGGGGATCAGTGCAGTGGGGGCGGTGTGGTTCCCCCAGCGTAACCAGGTCAAAGTGGTTTCTGGAAgtctctttgttttgtctggAATCCTGCTGCTGGTTCCCACAGCCTGGACGGCCCATCACACCAGTCAGCCACTGGATGGCGCTGAGATGCTGAGGAGAGACTGGGGACCGGCCCTGTACCTGGGATGGATCTCTGTGGCTCTGATGCTGGTGGGAGGGGGGTTCCTCACCACCAGGTGCCCCACCAGGGAGAGTCCGACCCAGCCGCCTAAAGAGGGCAGGTACCCGACTGTGGAGGATGAGAGCAGTCACCCTCTGAGCAGGATCAACAGAACTACGTTCACCAACAGCCAGTACGAGCGCAGGTCAGAGCCCATCTGA
- the cldnj gene encoding claudin j → MALQELGISLSMIGVAGTILICALPMWKVTAFIGTHLVVMQVFWEGLWMTCVSEYTGQLQCKLYDALLDLAPELQAARGLICISLVLGCLGFLVFLLGARCTNCLSHPGIKARVVLGSGAIFCLSSLTTIVAVSWTANTVIRDFHNPRVPEVLKRELGAAIYIGFVTSGLLFCGGAILCTSCPPRRPRFPSSGYTRARSPPQGSYAIKNYV, encoded by the coding sequence ATGGCTCTGCAGGAGCTGGGCATCAGCCTGTCCATGATCGGCGTGGCTGGGACCATCCTGATCTGCGCCCTGCCCATGTGGAAGGTGACGGCCTTCATCGGCACTCACCTGGTGGTCATGCAGGTGTTCTGGGAGGGCCTGTGGATGACCTGTGTGAGCGAGTACACGGGTCAGCTGCAGTGCAAGCTCTACGACGCCCTGCTGGACCTGGCGCCCGAGCTGCAGGCCGCTCGGGGCCTCATCTGCATCAGCCTGGTGCTGGGATGTTTGGggttcctcgtcttcctcctggGAGCCCGCTGCACCAACTGCCTGAGCCACCCGGGGATAAAGGCCCGGGTGGTGCTGGGCTCCGGGGCCATCTTCTGCCTGTCGTCGCTGACCACCATAGTGGCCGTTTCCTGGACGGCCAACACCGTCATCCGGGACTTCCACAACCCGCGGGTCCCCGAGGTGCTGAAGAGAGAGCTCGGAGCCGCCATATACATCGGCTTCGTGACCTCTGGGCTGCTGTTCTGTGGGGGGGCCATTCTGTGCACGAGCTGCCCGCCTCGGAGGCCCAGGTTCCCCTCCAGCGGGTACACCCGGGCCAGGAGCCCCCCCCAGGGCAGCTATGCCATCAAAAACTATGTCTGA
- the LOC128439883 gene encoding claudin-4, with translation MVSMGRQMLGFVLAIIGFLGTIIVCALPMWKVTAFIGANIVTAQVIWEGLWMNCVTQSTGQMQCKIYDSLLALPQDLQAARSLIVIAIIVSALGVLLGIAGGKCTNFIEDPNSKAKVAIAAGIIFIIAGVLVLIPVCWSANTIIRDFYNPLMTNAQRREVNTMTSMGMQMAGCALGLLGWIGVIIACAAPMWRVSAFIGSNIVTSQTFWEGIWMTCVVQSTGQLQCKIYDSMLALSVDLQAARALMVVSIVAGIIGIFIAFAGGKCTNFIPDQRAKARASVAAGVMLILSGLLCLIPVSWTASEIIRNFYSPLLVDAQRRELGASLYIGWGAGGLLLLGGGLLCATCPPKEEDSPSVKYLLNKPRKVDSIVSYAPSKTYI, from the exons ATGGTGTCTATGGGACGACAGATGCTGGGCTTTGTCCTGGCCATCATTGGCTTCCTGGGGACCATCATCGTGTGCGCCCTGCCCATGTGGAAGGTCACGGCCTTCATCGGCGCCAACATCGTGACGGCGCAGGTCATCTGGGAAGGCTTGTGGATGAACTGTGTCACGCAGAGCACCGGGCAGATGCAGTGCAAGATCTACGATTCTCTCCTGGCGCTGCCTCAGGACCTCCAGGCCGCCAGGTCCCTCATCGTCATCGCCATCATCGTCTCCGCCCTGGGGGTTCTCCTGGGCATCGCTGGGGGCAAGTGCACCAACTTCATCGAGGACCCAAACTCCAAAGCCAAGGTGGCCATCGCTGCCGGGATTATCTTCATCATTGCCGGGGTTCTCGTCCTCATCCCAGTCTGCTGGTCGGCCAACACCATCATCAGGGATTTCTACAACCCCCTCATGACCAACGCTCAGAGGAGAGA AGTGAACACCATGACTTCCATGGGGATGCAGATGGCGGGCTGCGCTCTGGGCCTCCTGGGCTGGATCGGGGTGATCATCGCCTGCGCCGCGCCCATGTGGCGGGTCTCTGCTTTCATCGGCAGCAACATCGTGACCTCGCAGACCTTCTGGGAGGGCATCTGGATGACCTGCGTGGTCCAGAGCACAGGCCAGCTGCAGTGCAAGATCTACGACTCCATGTTGGCTCTGAGCGTAGACCTCCAGGCGGCCCGGGCCCTGATGGTGGTCTCCATCGTCGCTGGCATCATTGGGATCTTCATCGCCTTCGCCGGAGGAAAGTGCACCAACTTCATTCCGGATCAGAGGGCGAAGGCGAGGGCGTCGGTGGCCGCCGGCGTGATGCTGATCCTCAGTGGACTCCTGTGCCTCATCCCCGTGTCCTGGACCGCCAGTGAGATCATCAGGAACTTCTACAGCCCCTTGCTGGTGGACGCCCAGAGGCGAGAGCTCGGGGCGTCTCTTTACATCGGCTGGGGCGCCGggggcctgctgctgctgggagggGGCCTGCTGTGTGCCACCTGCCCCCCCAAGGAGGAAGACTCCCCGTCGGTGAAGTACCTCCTGAACAAGCCCAGAAAAGTGGATTCAATTGTGTCCTACGCGCCATCAAAGACGTATATCTGA
- the LOC128439882 gene encoding claudin-3 translates to MVSQGIQMIGISMAVIGWFMVVVVCALPMWKVTAFIGANIITAQTIWQGMWMNCVVQSTGQMQCKVYDSMLALPQDLQAARAMTIISILTGIFGVVVAIAGGKCTNCIEDERSKAKASILAGVLFIVSGLLCLIPVSWSANTIITNFYNPLMLNAQRYDLFTMGRIGKEVAGQIISFIGMVGVAVSLGIPMWRVTTYIGANIVTGQIVWDGLWMNCVMQSTGQMQCKLNESVMKLSPDLQAARALVIISLICGFLGFIVSFIGARCTGCLKKEASQANVVIISGCLIILAAVLILIPVCWSATITITDFQNPLTLQTQKREIGASIYIGWGSAAILLIGGIILTTSCPPQQPMYGYPGYPPAPGYPYTGPGPNPATYAPVYAPPSSRPYTGTGSYAPTKPYAAPPTYAPRNYQ, encoded by the exons ATGGTTTCCCAGGGGATTCAGATGATCGGCATATCGATGGCCGTGATCGGCTGGttcatggtggtggtggtgtgcgcCCTGCCCATGTGGAAGGTCACCGCTTTCATCGGCGCCAACATCATCACGGCTCAGACCATCTGGCAGGGCATGTGGATGAACTGCGTGGTGCAGAGCACGGGCCAGATGCAGTGCAAGGTGTACGACTCCATGCTGGCTCTGCCCCAGGACCTGCAGGCCGCCCGCGCCATGACCATCATCTCCATCCTGACGGGGATCTTCGGCGTGGTGGTGGCCATCGCCGGTGGGAAGTGCACCAACTGCATTGAGGACGAGCGGTCCAAGGCAAAGGCTAGCATCCTGGCTGGAGTCCTGTTCATCGTCTCGGGGCTGCTCTGCCTCATCCCCGTGTCCTGGTCGGCCAACACCATCATCACAAACTTCTACAACCCGCTGATGCTCAACGCCCAGAGGTACGA CCTCTTCACCATGGGGAGGATTGGCAAGGAAGTGGCAGGTCAGATCATCAGCTTCATTGGCATGGTCGGGGTGGCGGTGAGCTTGGGCATCCCCATGTGGAGGGTGACCACTTACATCGGAGCCAACATCGTGACGGGTCAGATCGTGTGGGACGGCCTGTGGATGAACTGCGTGATGCAGAGCACGGGCCAGATGCAGTGCAAGCTGAACGAGTCGGTGATGAAGCTGTCCCCGGACCTGCAAGCCGCCCGAGCTCTGGTCATCATCTCCCTCATCTGCGGCTTCCTGGGCTTCATCGTCAGCTTCATCGGGGCCCGGTGCACCGGCTGCCTGAAGAAAGAGGCCTCCCAGGCCAACGTGGTGATCATCAGCGGCTGCCTCATCATCCTGGCCGCCGTCCTGATCCTCATCCCCGTCTGCTGGTCtgccaccatcaccatcacagACTTTCAGAACCCCTTGACCCTCCAGACGCAGAAGAGGGAAATCGGAGCGTCCATCTACATCGGCTGGGGCTCGGCGGCCATCCTCCTGATCGGGGGGATCATCCTGACCACCTCGTGTCCTCCTCAGCAGCCCATGTATGGATACCCAGGCTACCCACCAGCACCAGGGTACCCCTACACAGGCCCAGGGCCGAACCCAGCCACGTACGCCCCCGTGTACGCACCCCCGTCCAGCCGACCCTACACAGGGACGGGGTCGTATGCACCCACCAAGCCCTACGCTGCACCCCCCACATACGCTCCTAGAAACTACCAATAG
- the LOC128439884 gene encoding claudin-4: protein MVAAGLQILGIALCIIGWIGAIVACALPMWKVTAFIGQNIVTAQTTWEGIWMTCVVQSTGQMQCKVYDSMLALSRDLQAARALIIVAIILGVLGILLSLAGGKCTNCVEDEATKAKVCVASGVIFILTGVLTLIPVSWTANTVIQNFYDPLMMGSQKRELGAALFIGWGGAALLIIGGAFLCANCPPKDNFSAKYNAPRSSAPRDYV, encoded by the coding sequence ATGGTTGCAGCCGGTTTGCAGATCCTGGGCATCGCCCTGTGCATCATTGGCTGGATCGGGGCCATCGTGGCCTGCGCCCTGCCCATGTGGAAGGTGACGGCCTTCATCGGTCAGAACATCGTCACGGCTCAGACCACCTGGGAGGGGATCTGGATGACCTGCGTGGTGCAGAGCACGGGCCAGATGCAGTGCAAGGTGTACGACTCCATGCTGGCTCTCTCCAGGGACCTGCAGGCCGCCCGCGCCCTCATCATCGTCGCTATCATTCTGGGCGTCCTCGGCATCCTCCTGTCCCTCGCTGGGGGCAAGTGCACCAACTGCGTGGAGGACGAGGCCACCAAGGCCAAAGTCTGCGTCGCCTCAGGTGTGATCTTCATCCTCACCGGCGTCTTGACCCTCATCCCCGTGTCCTGGACAGCAAACACCGTCATCCAGAACTTCTACGACCCACTGATGATGGGCTCCCAGAAGAGGGAGCTGGGAGCGGCGCTCTTCATCGGCTGGGGGGGCGCGGCCCTCCTCATCATCGGGGGTGCATTCCTCTGCGCCAACTGCCCTCCCAAGGATAACTTCTCCGCCAAGTACAATGCCCCGCGTTCATCTGCACCCAGGGACTACGTGTGA